In Xanthomonas sp. SI, the following are encoded in one genomic region:
- a CDS encoding plasmid replication/partition related protein, producing the protein MNIVVKEDLKAYIDPLTADEYAALERSLLAEGCRDALVLWGEILVDGHNRYGICQKHGLPFQTVQNTRFQSLQDVHLWMIDQHLGRRSVSDFQRGVLALRKREILAERRSRAAAPPAESADGADAAPGDAHDDAAPWADAPAGADGASVEAMPAPLSRADLARAARLSNSQVLQIEKIQKQATAEVVEAVKSGTISINAAAAVASLPEDEQRAAAIAGKDELKQAAKRARESKRKPRDTTATEQDGDGDTMRGDTELAALRQRVAELDAENRTLREEVAALRAQLQE; encoded by the coding sequence ATGAACATCGTCGTCAAAGAAGATCTCAAGGCCTACATCGATCCACTCACCGCCGACGAATACGCGGCGCTGGAGCGCAGCCTGCTCGCCGAAGGCTGCCGCGATGCGCTGGTGCTGTGGGGCGAGATCCTGGTCGACGGGCACAACCGCTACGGCATCTGCCAGAAGCACGGGCTGCCGTTCCAGACCGTGCAGAACACCCGTTTCCAGTCGCTGCAGGACGTGCACCTGTGGATGATCGACCAGCACCTGGGCCGGCGCAGCGTGTCCGATTTCCAGCGCGGCGTGTTGGCGCTGCGCAAGCGCGAGATCCTGGCCGAGCGCCGCAGCCGCGCCGCCGCCCCGCCCGCGGAGTCCGCCGACGGCGCCGATGCCGCACCGGGCGATGCTCACGACGATGCCGCGCCCTGGGCCGATGCGCCGGCCGGCGCGGACGGCGCGAGCGTCGAGGCGATGCCGGCACCGCTGAGCCGCGCCGACCTGGCACGGGCCGCACGGCTCAGCAACAGCCAGGTGCTGCAGATCGAGAAGATCCAGAAGCAGGCCACCGCCGAAGTGGTGGAAGCGGTGAAATCCGGCACGATCTCGATCAACGCCGCCGCCGCGGTGGCCAGCCTGCCCGAGGACGAACAGCGCGCTGCGGCGATCGCCGGCAAGGACGAACTCAAGCAGGCGGCCAAGCGCGCCCGCGAATCCAAACGCAAACCGCGCGACACAACGGCCACCGAGCAGGACGGCGATGGCGACACCATGCGCGGCGACACCGAACTGGCCGCACTGCGCCAGCGCGTGGCCGAGCTCGACGCCGAGAACCGGACGCTGCGCGAGGAAGTCGCGGCGTTGCGCGCGCAGTTGCAGGAGTGA
- a CDS encoding DUF2809 domain-containing protein, whose amino-acid sequence MPVSATGRRRLWLSAAIVATIAAGLASRQFPWLLPSWLGKFPGDALWALMVYLGLAWLAPSARPLRVATVALAVCWLVEASQLYRTPWLDALRATTLGHLALGSTFVWLDLLAYAVGVAAGAALDRCCARR is encoded by the coding sequence ATGCCCGTTTCCGCAACCGGACGCCGCCGCCTGTGGTTGAGCGCTGCCATCGTGGCGACGATCGCCGCCGGATTGGCGTCGCGGCAGTTCCCATGGTTGCTGCCGTCGTGGCTGGGCAAGTTTCCCGGCGATGCGCTGTGGGCGCTGATGGTCTACCTCGGCCTGGCGTGGCTCGCGCCCAGCGCGCGGCCGCTGCGGGTGGCGACCGTGGCATTGGCTGTGTGCTGGCTGGTGGAAGCGTCGCAGCTGTACCGCACGCCGTGGCTCGACGCGCTGCGCGCCACCACGCTCGGGCACCTGGCCTTGGGTTCCACGTTCGTGTGGCTGGACCTGCTCGCCTACGCGGTGGGCGTGGCCGCCGGCGCGGCGCTGGACCGGTGTTGCGCGCGCCGATGA
- a CDS encoding EthD family reductase encodes MIKVSVMYPYTPGARFDHAYYRDTHMPLLQARMGAACKRYTVDKGLSGGAPGSDPTYIGMCHIFSDSVEAFQAGFGPHADEILGDIKNYTDLTPVMQISEVVVD; translated from the coding sequence ATGATCAAGGTCAGCGTGATGTACCCGTATACGCCAGGCGCCCGTTTCGACCACGCCTACTACCGCGACACGCACATGCCGCTGCTGCAGGCGCGCATGGGCGCGGCCTGCAAGCGCTACACCGTGGACAAGGGCCTGTCCGGCGGCGCCCCCGGCAGCGACCCGACCTATATCGGCATGTGCCACATCTTCAGCGACTCGGTGGAAGCGTTCCAGGCCGGCTTCGGCCCGCATGCCGACGAGATCCTTGGCGACATCAAGAACTACACCGACCTGACCCCGGTGATGCAGATCAGCGAAGTAGTGGTCGACTGA
- a CDS encoding immunity 22 family protein, with product MPIVHVFVSSGRFATMEELRGYIDRTYTEDGDGVASPFMREIGLMSRCEPACIEAVVAASGSPEGLNELLSDASYWDQWRHEVDGSIVADAAICVFAPNQPHHPAGASVRHIGSFGYATT from the coding sequence ATGCCCATCGTTCACGTCTTCGTATCCAGTGGCAGATTCGCCACCATGGAAGAATTGCGAGGCTACATCGATCGGACCTATACCGAGGATGGCGACGGCGTAGCGTCGCCATTCATGCGCGAGATCGGGCTGATGAGCCGTTGCGAACCCGCTTGCATCGAGGCGGTCGTTGCCGCATCGGGAAGTCCGGAAGGATTGAACGAATTGCTGTCCGACGCTTCGTACTGGGATCAATGGCGGCACGAAGTGGATGGCAGCATCGTGGCGGATGCGGCGATCTGCGTGTTTGCGCCAAACCAGCCGCACCATCCCGCTGGCGCCTCGGTGAGACACATCGGTTCGTTCGGCTACGCCACCACCTGA
- a CDS encoding DUF445 family protein, with the protein MKLLAALLLLAMLAGFLLSHVMGMHGAWAWIGAFCEAATVGALADWFAVVALFRHPLGLPIPHTAIIPHGKARIADSLAVFVRDHFLEPAALLAKLSAFDPAKRLGQWLAEPAQAGKLADLARGWALQALDLLDEAAVRRRIHGFVVARLREWNAAATAGEILGLLTADGRHQALLDEALTRLGRHLDDATVKQRVSAMIVKYARREWPKLVGTVEWVKPVEGIADTLAERLAHALLDELQDVLSQPQHPLRQDYERWLGGYVQRLRSDPATADKLQAMKQRLIEHPGVQDYVQGLWDQIHASLREDLSRSDGVLVQHLQRSLGALGESLSQDSALRDALNQHLLGGAEKLTQRLRSGVTEHIAQTVKGWDERHLVEQLELSVGRDLQYIRFNGTLVGGLIGVALHAAVTLIP; encoded by the coding sequence ATGAAACTGCTGGCCGCGCTGTTGTTGCTGGCGATGCTGGCCGGCTTCCTGCTCAGCCACGTCATGGGCATGCACGGCGCCTGGGCCTGGATCGGCGCGTTCTGCGAGGCCGCCACGGTCGGCGCGCTGGCCGACTGGTTCGCGGTGGTGGCGCTGTTCCGCCATCCGCTGGGGCTGCCGATCCCGCACACCGCGATCATCCCGCACGGCAAGGCGCGCATCGCCGACAGCCTGGCGGTGTTCGTGCGCGACCATTTCCTGGAACCGGCGGCGCTGCTGGCCAAGCTCAGCGCATTCGATCCGGCCAAGCGGCTGGGCCAGTGGCTGGCCGAACCCGCGCAGGCCGGCAAGCTGGCCGACCTGGCGCGCGGCTGGGCGCTGCAGGCGCTGGACCTGCTCGACGAGGCCGCGGTGCGGCGCCGCATCCATGGCTTCGTGGTGGCGCGCCTGCGCGAATGGAACGCCGCCGCCACCGCCGGCGAGATCCTCGGCCTGCTCACCGCCGATGGCCGCCACCAGGCCCTGCTCGACGAAGCGCTGACCCGGCTCGGCCGGCACCTGGACGATGCGACGGTGAAGCAGCGCGTGTCGGCGATGATCGTCAAGTACGCGCGCCGCGAATGGCCCAAGCTGGTCGGCACGGTGGAATGGGTCAAGCCGGTGGAAGGCATCGCCGACACCCTGGCCGAGCGCCTGGCGCATGCGCTGCTGGACGAACTGCAGGACGTGCTGTCGCAACCGCAGCACCCGCTGCGCCAGGACTACGAGCGCTGGCTCGGCGGCTACGTGCAACGCCTGCGCAGCGACCCGGCCACCGCCGACAAGCTGCAGGCGATGAAGCAGCGGCTGATCGAGCATCCCGGCGTGCAGGACTACGTGCAAGGCCTGTGGGACCAGATCCACGCCAGCCTGCGCGAGGACCTGTCGCGCAGCGACGGTGTGCTGGTGCAGCATTTGCAGCGCTCGCTGGGGGCGCTCGGCGAGTCGCTTTCACAGGACAGCGCGTTGCGCGATGCGCTCAACCAGCACCTGCTGGGCGGCGCGGAGAAGCTGACCCAGCGCCTGCGCAGCGGCGTCACCGAACACATCGCGCAGACCGTGAAAGGCTGGGACGAACGCCATCTGGTGGAGCAACTGGAATTGAGCGTCGGCCGCGACCTGCAGTACATCCGCTTCAACGGCACCCTGGTCGGCGGCCTGATCGGGGTCGCGCTGCACGCAGCCGTCACGCTGATTCCATGA